In a single window of the Panthera leo isolate Ple1 chromosome A1, P.leo_Ple1_pat1.1, whole genome shotgun sequence genome:
- the RASL11A gene encoding ras-like protein family member 11A: MRPPSMSGHCLLAPIPESSSDCLPPKDIKLAVLGAGRVGKSAMIVRFLTKRFIGDYEPNTGKLYSRLVYVEGDQLSLQIQDTPGGIQVQDNLLQVADPLSRCMQWADGFLLVYSITDYDSYQSIRPLYQHIRKVHPDARVPVVIVGNKGDLLHARQVQTHDGVQLANELGSLFLEISTSENYEDVCDVFQHLCKEVSKSHGVSGERRRASIIPRPRSPNMQDLKRRFKQALSSKVKAPSALG, translated from the exons ATGCGGCCGCCCAGCATGTCCGGGCACTGTCTGCTCGCGCCCATCCCCGAGTCCTCCTCCGATTGCCTCCCGCCCAAGGACATCAAGCTGGCCGTGCTGGGCGCCGGCCGCGTGGGCAAGAGCG CAATGATCGTGCGCTTCCTCACCAAGAGATTCATCGGCGATTATGAACCGAATACAG GCAAGTTGTATTCACGGCTCGTCTATGTAGAGGGGGACCAGCTATCCTTGCAGATTCAGGACACCCCCGGGGGCATCCAG GTCCAAGACAACCTCCTCCAGGTAGCTGATCCGCTGTCCAGGTGCATGCAGTGGGCAGACGGCTTTCTGCTGGTCTACTCCATCACGGACTACGACAGCTACCAGTCCATCCGCCCCCTCTACCAGCACATCCGGAAGGTCCACCCTGACGCCAGGGTCCCCGTCGTCATCGTGGGCAACAAGGGGGACCTTCTGCATGCCCGGCAGGTGCAAACGCATGATGGCGTTCAACTAGCCAACGAGCTGGGCAGCCTGTTCCTTGAAATTTCCACCAGTGAAAACTACGAGGACGTCTGCGATGTGTTTCAGCACCTCTGCAAAGAGGTGAGCAAGTCGCACGGCGTCagcggggagaggaggagagcctCCATCATTCCCCGGCCGCGCTCTCCCAACATGCAAGACCTCAAGAGGCgcttcaagcaggctctgtcttcCAAAGTCAAAGCCCCCTCTGCGCTGGGGTGA